The following are encoded in a window of Esox lucius isolate fEsoLuc1 chromosome 14, fEsoLuc1.pri, whole genome shotgun sequence genomic DNA:
- the LOC114840863 gene encoding proteinase-activated receptor 2-like isoform X1, translating into MTFDQHWMKLIALLACFELGLSNKSGHGDDVYSFRGLTGNETAEGVEVSKTAQMILRSRLTTVFLPIVYIVVFAVGLPTNAMAIWVFLFRTKKKHPAAIYMANLALSDLLFVIWTPLKIAYHFNGNNWIYGEGLCKVLVGFFYGNMYCSIFFITCISVQRYWAIVHPLSQNRRNNQLAVGVCGAIWVGVWLLTTPLYLYDQTVRVTNPDLYIITCHDVTRPSQNNMASGYFLTMGIVGFVFPAIVCVVAYVLMLKALRETMTDPSITNNRHRAVVLIITVLVMFLVCFTPSNIMLFVHYSLLLVELDNNGYGFYITTLCLASLNSCLDPFVYYFISEEFRDHVKNTLRCRSDRTVKRMKVSFSALKFSKKSSTYTSESGNTQSSS; encoded by the exons ATGACTTTTGACCAACATTGGATGAAACTAATCGCTTTATTGGCCTGCTTCGAACTCGGTCTTTCGAATAAGAGTG gCCATGGTGATGATGTCTACTCGTTCCGTGGCTTAACAGGGAACGAGACGGCGGAGGGGGTGGAAGTCTCCAAGACAGCTCAGATGATCCTGCGCAGTCGTCTGACCACGGTGTTCCTTCCCATCGTCTACATAGTGGTGTTTGCTGTGGGACTGCCCACCAACGCAATGGCCATCTGGGTCTTCTTGTTCAGGACCAAGAAGAAGCATCCTGCCGCCATTTACATGGCCAACCTGGCTCTGTCCGACCTGCTGTTTGTCATCTGGACCCCCCTGAAGATCGCCTACCACTTCAACGGTAACAACTGGATATATGGAGAGGGGCTGTGTAAAGTCCTGGTAGGCTTCTTCTATGGGAACATGTACTGTTCCATTTTCTTCATCACTTGTATCAGTGTTCAGCGGTACTGGGCCATtgtccaccccctctctcaGAATAGGAGAAACAACCAGTTAGCCGTTGGTGTCTGCGGTGCCATCTGGGTCGGGGTCTGGCTGCTGACCACCCCTCTGTACCTCTATGACCAGACGGTCAGGGTGACCAACCCCGACCTCTACATCATCACCTGCCACGACGTTACCCGACCCAGCCAGAATAACATGGCATCCGGCTACTTCCTGACCATGGGAATTGTGGGCTTTGTATTTCCagccattgtgtgtgtggtggcctATGTTCTGATGCTCAAGGCCCTGAGGGAGACCATGACTGACCCCAGCATCACCAACAATCGGCACAGGGCAGTGGTGCTCATCATTACTGTACTGGTCATGTTCCTGGTCTGTTTCACCCCCAGTAACATTATGTTGTTCGTACACTACTCTCTCCTGTTGGTAGAGTTAGACAACAATGGCTACGGCTTCTACATCACAACTCTGTGTCTGGCCTCCCTCAACAGCTGTCTGGATCCATTTGTATACTACTTCATCTCAGAGGAGTTCAGGGATCATGTGAAGAACACACTGAGATGTCGCAGCGATAGGACTGTGAAACGAATGAAGGTCTCCTTCAGCGCTCTGAAGTTCTCAAAGAAGAGCAGCACTTATACCTCAGAGTCTGGCAACACACAGAGCAGCTCCTGA
- the LOC114840863 gene encoding proteinase-activated receptor 2-like isoform X2: MILRSRLTTVFLPIVYIVVFAVGLPTNAMAIWVFLFRTKKKHPAAIYMANLALSDLLFVIWTPLKIAYHFNGNNWIYGEGLCKVLVGFFYGNMYCSIFFITCISVQRYWAIVHPLSQNRRNNQLAVGVCGAIWVGVWLLTTPLYLYDQTVRVTNPDLYIITCHDVTRPSQNNMASGYFLTMGIVGFVFPAIVCVVAYVLMLKALRETMTDPSITNNRHRAVVLIITVLVMFLVCFTPSNIMLFVHYSLLLVELDNNGYGFYITTLCLASLNSCLDPFVYYFISEEFRDHVKNTLRCRSDRTVKRMKVSFSALKFSKKSSTYTSESGNTQSSS; encoded by the coding sequence ATGATCCTGCGCAGTCGTCTGACCACGGTGTTCCTTCCCATCGTCTACATAGTGGTGTTTGCTGTGGGACTGCCCACCAACGCAATGGCCATCTGGGTCTTCTTGTTCAGGACCAAGAAGAAGCATCCTGCCGCCATTTACATGGCCAACCTGGCTCTGTCCGACCTGCTGTTTGTCATCTGGACCCCCCTGAAGATCGCCTACCACTTCAACGGTAACAACTGGATATATGGAGAGGGGCTGTGTAAAGTCCTGGTAGGCTTCTTCTATGGGAACATGTACTGTTCCATTTTCTTCATCACTTGTATCAGTGTTCAGCGGTACTGGGCCATtgtccaccccctctctcaGAATAGGAGAAACAACCAGTTAGCCGTTGGTGTCTGCGGTGCCATCTGGGTCGGGGTCTGGCTGCTGACCACCCCTCTGTACCTCTATGACCAGACGGTCAGGGTGACCAACCCCGACCTCTACATCATCACCTGCCACGACGTTACCCGACCCAGCCAGAATAACATGGCATCCGGCTACTTCCTGACCATGGGAATTGTGGGCTTTGTATTTCCagccattgtgtgtgtggtggcctATGTTCTGATGCTCAAGGCCCTGAGGGAGACCATGACTGACCCCAGCATCACCAACAATCGGCACAGGGCAGTGGTGCTCATCATTACTGTACTGGTCATGTTCCTGGTCTGTTTCACCCCCAGTAACATTATGTTGTTCGTACACTACTCTCTCCTGTTGGTAGAGTTAGACAACAATGGCTACGGCTTCTACATCACAACTCTGTGTCTGGCCTCCCTCAACAGCTGTCTGGATCCATTTGTATACTACTTCATCTCAGAGGAGTTCAGGGATCATGTGAAGAACACACTGAGATGTCGCAGCGATAGGACTGTGAAACGAATGAAGGTCTCCTTCAGCGCTCTGAAGTTCTCAAAGAAGAGCAGCACTTATACCTCAGAGTCTGGCAACACACAGAGCAGCTCCTGA